The following proteins come from a genomic window of Terribacillus aidingensis:
- a CDS encoding ABC transporter ATP-binding protein: MAILEVEKLTKTFGGLTANKEISLRAEANKITAVIGPNGAGKTTFFNMITGVYKPTSGSIKLRGESIGGLKPHAVAKKGISRTFQNIRLFGPITVLENVLVGMHTHLRAGIFGTIFHLPGVDKEERIAEREAYRLLEYVGLEEHYNDEAASLSYGSQRRLEIARALATMPSVLLLDEPAAGMNPKETADLTGLIQKIKQEMDMTIILIEHDMKLVMEISDYIYVLDHGELIAEGLPAQVRHDKKVIEAYLGKGAAEEQEAEG; the protein is encoded by the coding sequence ATGGCAATACTGGAAGTTGAGAAACTGACCAAAACATTCGGAGGATTGACTGCCAATAAGGAAATCAGCCTACGGGCCGAAGCCAATAAGATAACAGCTGTAATCGGTCCGAACGGCGCTGGCAAGACAACTTTTTTTAATATGATTACTGGTGTTTATAAACCAACATCCGGTAGCATCAAGCTGCGCGGGGAGTCAATCGGTGGTCTGAAACCTCATGCGGTTGCTAAAAAAGGTATCTCCCGTACATTCCAGAATATCCGCCTGTTCGGCCCAATTACTGTTTTGGAAAATGTACTAGTCGGTATGCATACACATTTGAGGGCAGGTATTTTCGGGACGATCTTTCATTTGCCAGGAGTGGATAAGGAAGAACGCATAGCCGAACGGGAAGCATATCGGCTGCTGGAATATGTCGGACTGGAAGAGCATTACAATGATGAAGCTGCCAGCTTGTCATATGGCAGTCAGCGACGTTTGGAAATTGCCAGGGCGCTTGCGACGATGCCGTCCGTCCTGCTGCTCGATGAACCTGCTGCCGGTATGAACCCAAAAGAGACGGCGGACCTGACAGGTCTTATCCAAAAAATCAAACAAGAGATGGATATGACGATCATCTTGATTGAGCATGATATGAAGCTCGTCATGGAAATCTCGGATTATATTTATGTACTTGACCATGGAGAATTGATTGCAGAAGGACTGCCAGCCCAAGTACGTCATGATAAAAAGGTCATTGAGGCGTATTTGGGTAAGGGAGCGGCCGAGGAACAGGAGGCGGAAGGATGA
- a CDS encoding branched-chain amino acid ABC transporter permease, with product MKKILEQIRGNKWLQLGLLVGYIALTSLSLILAQRSVAAFLLLLLSFLLLYYTKLPNWSKWAIGLTIMFFILPFSAMQGPAYQEYMDVATLVGIYVSMALGLNIVVGMAGLLDLGFVAFFAVGAYTYGIFATAQASNFMPFGTYPLSGNSFWIFIIIGCFVAALFGVLLGIPVLRVKGDYLAIVTLGFGEIIRIVFNNMDQPVNITNGALGLSSIAPPKIFGIELLYSNQIYFVVLFILLFVIFAVRSLEHSKLGRSWKAVRENEIAAQAMGIPLVKTKLMAFAIGASFSGMMGVVFAAKQAFIDPTSFTMLQSINILVMVLLGGMGSVPGVILGAAVVTILNAQVLNELTMWFNSLSTAGIITLPDAMSPVKMQRFFFGALLILFALYRSKGLIPAKNVVYDKRKFLSEKGTKKRLQSVGAPKEDEHGNTGS from the coding sequence ATGAAAAAAATCCTGGAACAAATTCGTGGGAACAAGTGGCTACAGCTCGGGCTCTTAGTCGGCTATATCGCGCTCACTTCCCTTAGCTTGATCTTGGCACAGCGTTCGGTCGCGGCATTTTTGCTGCTGCTGTTATCGTTTTTGCTCTTGTACTATACCAAGCTGCCGAACTGGTCAAAGTGGGCAATCGGTCTTACCATCATGTTCTTCATCCTGCCATTTTCTGCGATGCAGGGACCTGCTTATCAGGAATACATGGATGTAGCAACGCTTGTCGGTATATATGTCAGCATGGCACTTGGTTTGAATATCGTCGTCGGAATGGCGGGTTTATTGGATCTTGGTTTTGTGGCCTTCTTTGCCGTCGGGGCTTATACATACGGTATTTTCGCCACAGCACAGGCGTCCAACTTCATGCCGTTCGGTACGTATCCGTTATCGGGGAACAGCTTCTGGATCTTCATCATCATCGGCTGTTTCGTCGCTGCACTGTTCGGTGTGTTGCTTGGAATCCCGGTGCTGCGGGTGAAAGGTGATTATCTGGCCATTGTTACACTGGGGTTCGGGGAAATCATCCGGATCGTTTTCAATAACATGGATCAGCCAGTCAATATTACGAATGGTGCACTAGGTTTGTCTTCGATCGCACCACCTAAGATTTTCGGTATCGAACTGCTTTATTCCAACCAGATTTATTTTGTCGTTTTGTTCATTTTGCTTTTCGTCATTTTCGCTGTTCGCAGTCTGGAGCATTCGAAACTGGGCCGTTCCTGGAAAGCTGTTCGTGAAAATGAAATTGCGGCTCAAGCGATGGGCATCCCGCTCGTAAAAACGAAGCTGATGGCTTTCGCAATCGGCGCATCATTCTCTGGTATGATGGGCGTCGTTTTTGCTGCCAAGCAAGCTTTCATTGACCCAACCAGTTTCACGATGCTCCAATCGATCAACATTCTTGTCATGGTTCTGCTCGGAGGGATGGGGAGTGTGCCCGGTGTCATCCTTGGTGCTGCCGTCGTGACCATCCTGAATGCCCAAGTGCTGAATGAACTGACGATGTGGTTCAACAGCTTAAGCACCGCAGGCATCATCACCTTGCCAGATGCCATGTCACCGGTGAAAATGCAGCGCTTCTTCTTTGGCGCATTGCTCATATTGTTTGCGCTGTATCGATCGAAAGGCCTAATACCGGCAAAGAATGTCGTATACGATAAACGCAAATTTTTATCTGAGAAGGGCACGAAGAAACGACTGCAATCCGTTGGTGCACCAAAGGAGGATGAACATGGCAATACTGGAAGTTGA
- a CDS encoding branched-chain amino acid ABC transporter permease — MMTQVWDTLPQVLIDGLTLGAIYAIIALGYTMVYGILELINFAHGEIFMAGAFIGTAVLIGLTGLGWVAVMPAIFVLLLVLVITGGLTGMLGMGIERLAYRPLRKASKLITLITAIGVSFLLQDIVRFITETQQNNYIVNTPSLFPGSLSISGLNIRYSFLVVIVVAILMMIALEFFVNRTKWGLAMRAVAQDQDTASLMSVNVNKVISVTFFVGSALGGATGVLFAIHYGTIDPYIGFILGLKAFTAAVLGGIGNIRGAMAGGMLLGLLEMFAAANLSAITAGVLSSEYKDVFAFAILILVLIFRPEGLFGRAAIEKV, encoded by the coding sequence ATGATGACACAGGTTTGGGATACACTTCCGCAAGTACTGATTGATGGCCTGACGCTTGGCGCTATCTATGCAATCATCGCTCTCGGCTATACGATGGTTTACGGCATTTTGGAACTTATCAACTTTGCTCACGGAGAAATTTTCATGGCAGGAGCTTTTATCGGAACAGCCGTACTGATCGGCTTGACTGGTCTTGGCTGGGTTGCTGTCATGCCAGCGATATTCGTTTTGCTTCTTGTTTTAGTAATTACAGGAGGGCTAACCGGTATGCTCGGCATGGGTATCGAACGACTTGCATACCGCCCGCTCCGAAAAGCATCGAAACTGATTACCTTGATTACAGCAATCGGCGTTTCCTTTTTGCTGCAGGACATTGTCCGCTTTATCACAGAGACACAGCAGAATAACTATATCGTCAATACACCATCGCTTTTCCCAGGCAGTTTGTCGATTAGCGGCTTGAACATCCGCTATTCTTTCCTCGTCGTCATCGTGGTTGCGATTCTGATGATGATCGCATTGGAGTTTTTCGTCAATCGGACAAAGTGGGGACTGGCCATGCGTGCTGTTGCGCAAGATCAGGATACTGCTTCCCTGATGAGTGTGAATGTAAATAAAGTTATCAGCGTTACCTTCTTTGTCGGATCAGCTTTAGGCGGTGCAACGGGAGTGCTGTTCGCCATTCATTATGGCACAATCGACCCGTATATCGGCTTTATCCTTGGATTGAAGGCCTTCACTGCTGCGGTTTTGGGCGGAATCGGAAATATCCGCGGTGCCATGGCTGGCGGTATGCTGCTCGGACTATTGGAAATGTTCGCAGCTGCAAATCTTTCAGCAATAACAGCGGGCGTCCTTAGCTCCGAATACAAAGATGTGTTTGCTTTCGCCATCCTTATCCTCGTATTGATATTCCGGCCAGAAGGCTTGTTCGGCAGAGCCGCAATCGAGAAAGTGTAG
- a CDS encoding branched-chain amino acid ABC transporter substrate-binding protein, with amino-acid sequence MRKQVMALAMTSTLALGFLGACGNTDSASGGGSSETVKIALQAPMSGGSATLGEAIKNGAAMAVEEEKAAFEKAGFSLELVEYDDQGDPQKGVSNAQIIGSDQDVYGVVAHLNSGVFIPSSEVYERYNIPSVSPASTATDVTDRGLKSVNRIVARDDFQGPAGAEYAVQEIGAKKIFVINDKTAYGQGLATAFAEAAAEEGAEIVGEAGITVGEKDFNGVLNQVSAADPDLVYFGGLYSEGGLLIKQARDNGIDAAFMGGDGMDSSTLVEIAGDTVSNVYLTSVAGDSSATEFAKNYEDEYGAKPESFSIYGYDSAKVLMEGILDAAEENGGKLPAKDKVAAAVRAVDDYEGEMTQVSFDDKGDNEFAKIFIYKFDEASYPAKIQGEISQ; translated from the coding sequence ATGAGGAAGCAAGTAATGGCTTTAGCGATGACAAGTACATTGGCACTTGGTTTTTTGGGGGCATGCGGTAATACGGATTCTGCATCGGGCGGAGGAAGCAGCGAAACAGTGAAGATTGCGCTTCAAGCACCAATGTCTGGCGGCAGTGCGACATTAGGAGAAGCGATCAAAAATGGAGCTGCTATGGCGGTGGAAGAGGAAAAAGCTGCTTTCGAGAAAGCAGGTTTCAGTCTGGAACTAGTGGAATACGATGACCAAGGTGATCCGCAGAAAGGGGTTTCCAACGCGCAGATCATCGGTTCCGATCAAGATGTGTACGGTGTCGTGGCTCATTTGAACTCTGGAGTTTTCATACCTTCAAGCGAAGTGTATGAACGTTATAATATCCCTTCTGTATCGCCGGCTTCAACAGCAACTGATGTAACCGATCGTGGATTGAAATCGGTCAACCGGATTGTAGCGCGAGATGATTTCCAAGGACCAGCTGGTGCTGAATATGCAGTCCAGGAGATTGGTGCAAAAAAAATCTTTGTCATCAATGATAAGACAGCTTATGGGCAAGGCTTGGCAACTGCTTTTGCTGAGGCAGCTGCAGAAGAGGGTGCCGAAATCGTAGGGGAAGCCGGAATCACTGTCGGAGAGAAAGATTTCAATGGTGTGCTGAATCAAGTATCAGCGGCTGATCCGGATCTTGTCTATTTTGGCGGCCTGTACTCAGAGGGTGGATTGCTGATCAAGCAGGCACGTGATAATGGTATCGATGCAGCCTTTATGGGTGGTGACGGAATGGATTCTTCCACACTTGTCGAGATTGCTGGTGACACAGTCAGCAATGTTTATCTGACTTCGGTAGCCGGCGATTCAAGTGCGACTGAATTTGCTAAAAACTATGAAGATGAATATGGAGCCAAACCGGAATCCTTCTCCATTTATGGCTATGATTCAGCCAAGGTGCTGATGGAAGGCATACTGGATGCAGCAGAGGAGAACGGAGGCAAGCTTCCTGCTAAAGATAAAGTCGCTGCTGCTGTACGTGCAGTCGATGATTATGAAGGGGAGATGACTCAGGTCAGCTTTGACGATAAAGGAGATAACGAATTCGCAAAAATATTCATTTACAAATTCGATGAAGCAAGCTATCCAGCCAAAATCCAAGGCGAAATTTCACAGTAA